A portion of the Tenacibaculum todarodis genome contains these proteins:
- a CDS encoding glycosyltransferase family 2 protein, which produces MNNLVSIITPCYNSEKFISETIKSTQNQTFTNWEMLITDDGSTDNSVEIIKELIKTDKRIKLFSIENSGPAIARNNSIKKASGRYLAFLDSDDLWFPKFLETSLKKIKSSEGFVFSSYRRVHEKTLEPIYKDFIVPERVTYYDILKTNSISCLTAFIDVEKLGKETMPNITYRQDMGLWLKYLKKIEYAYGNKETLASYRIRKKSHSRNKKRLLKPQWNFYRNVEKLSILQSSYYLLNWAYKGFKKYQ; this is translated from the coding sequence ATGAACAATTTAGTTTCAATAATTACACCGTGTTATAACTCTGAGAAATTTATTTCAGAAACTATTAAAAGCACTCAAAATCAAACATTTACTAATTGGGAAATGTTAATTACTGATGATGGTTCTACAGATAATTCGGTAGAAATTATTAAAGAATTAATTAAAACCGATAAAAGAATTAAACTTTTTTCAATAGAAAACTCTGGCCCTGCAATTGCAAGAAATAATTCTATAAAAAAAGCAAGTGGAAGGTATTTAGCTTTTTTAGACAGTGACGATTTATGGTTTCCGAAGTTTTTAGAGACATCTTTAAAGAAAATTAAAAGTTCAGAAGGGTTTGTTTTTTCTTCATATAGACGAGTTCATGAAAAAACATTAGAACCAATTTATAAAGATTTTATTGTTCCTGAAAGAGTAACTTATTATGATATTTTAAAAACAAACTCTATAAGTTGTTTAACAGCATTTATAGATGTAGAAAAGTTAGGTAAAGAAACAATGCCAAATATAACCTATAGGCAAGATATGGGTTTGTGGCTAAAGTATTTAAAAAAAATAGAATATGCTTATGGGAATAAAGAAACTCTTGCATCTTATAGGATTCGAAAAAAATCTCACTCAAGAAATAAAAAAAGACTATTAAAGCCCCAATGGAATTTTTACAGAAATGTTGAAAAATTATCAATACTTCAATCTAGTTATTACTTACTAAATTGGGCATATAAAGGTTTTAAAAAATATCAATAA
- a CDS encoding phenylacetate--CoA ligase family protein encodes MFKWLYKIGQQYRNPSISEWYVFLKNSEKWTKKELEVYQFKKLKELIEVAYYQSKYYKKLFDTNNLKPQDIKSLKDISKIPVLEKEDVLKFNKEIHTNKKFKRRFKAITSGSTGNSLSFNREESADSFNRASVMRGYSWYNVNPWDKNGYFWGFNFSFKDKIKTTFKDYLQNRFRIFNYEKETFNKFVKKLDKATYIHGYSSAIYHAAKLINQKNIPKPSGIKMVKGTSEKIFDSYQTEIRKAFGVKMISEYGATESGIIAFECKFGNMHVNMEGVLLEEIGNELIVTNLQMQSFPIIRYKLGDYIRLASNEKKCDCGMQHQILEEVTGRIGSDVYGKENVYPSFTFYYIFKNLDKKENIQLNYQAIQKEKGKLIFKVEQKLLKFEVELLRKEIEKYFTKDIEFVILDSQNLLSEGKKMKSFVSEIP; translated from the coding sequence ATGTTTAAATGGCTTTATAAAATAGGGCAACAGTATAGAAATCCATCAATTTCTGAATGGTATGTTTTTTTGAAGAACTCAGAAAAATGGACTAAAAAAGAACTTGAAGTATATCAATTTAAAAAACTTAAAGAATTAATTGAGGTTGCTTATTATCAATCTAAATATTATAAAAAACTATTTGATACTAATAATTTAAAGCCTCAAGATATTAAATCGTTAAAAGATATTTCTAAAATACCTGTTTTAGAAAAGGAAGATGTATTAAAATTTAATAAAGAAATTCATACTAATAAAAAGTTCAAAAGACGTTTTAAAGCAATAACTTCCGGAAGTACAGGCAATTCTTTGTCTTTCAACAGAGAAGAAAGTGCAGATTCTTTTAATAGAGCTTCAGTAATGCGAGGTTATTCTTGGTATAACGTTAATCCATGGGATAAAAACGGATATTTCTGGGGATTTAATTTTTCATTTAAAGATAAAATTAAAACAACATTTAAAGATTATTTACAAAATAGATTTCGCATTTTTAATTATGAAAAAGAAACCTTTAATAAGTTTGTTAAAAAGTTAGATAAAGCAACCTATATTCATGGATATTCATCGGCTATTTATCATGCTGCAAAATTAATTAACCAAAAAAATATACCTAAACCTAGCGGAATTAAAATGGTAAAAGGTACTTCAGAAAAGATTTTTGATTCTTATCAAACTGAAATTAGAAAAGCATTTGGAGTTAAAATGATTAGTGAATATGGAGCAACTGAGTCTGGTATAATCGCTTTTGAATGTAAGTTTGGAAACATGCATGTAAATATGGAAGGTGTGTTGCTTGAAGAGATTGGAAACGAGTTGATTGTTACAAATTTACAAATGCAGTCATTCCCTATAATTAGATATAAATTAGGAGATTATATTCGATTAGCATCAAATGAAAAAAAATGCGATTGTGGTATGCAGCATCAAATTTTGGAAGAAGTTACCGGTAGAATTGGTAGTGATGTGTATGGTAAAGAAAACGTGTATCCAAGTTTTACATTTTATTATATTTTTAAGAATTTAGATAAGAAAGAAAACATTCAACTTAATTATCAAGCTATTCAAAAAGAAAAAGGGAAATTAATCTTTAAAGTTGAACAAAAACTGCTTAAATTTGAAGTAGAATTACTTAGAAAAGAAATAGAGAAATATTTTACTAAAGATATAGAATTTGTAATTTTAGACAGCCAAAATCTCTTATCAGAAGGAAAAAAAATGAAAAGTTTTGTTTCAGAAATTCCCTAA
- a CDS encoding glycosyltransferase family 4 protein: MMSNTILYIGNDLAKNSKYNSAMETLSSLLITEGYAIVKSSSKKNQLLRLINMCFSVYKYSGKVDYVLIDTFSTSAFYYAFFTSQLARLFNLKYIPILHGGNLPHRIKRSPSLSKLLFNNSYKNIAPSNYLKSEFEKMDYKVAFIPNPIEIEQYDFKSRKKLTPKLLYVRAFAKIYNPKLAIEVLKILKLTFPEVKLSMVGPDKDGSIKQVKALVTSYNLEENIEFTGVLPKEEWHKKSTEFDVFINTTNVDNTPVSVMEAMALGLPVISTNVCGLPYLINNTVDGILVEKNNPEQMANAIISLIKDNNLELAINARKKAESFAWTEVRKEWIKILS; encoded by the coding sequence ATGATGAGTAACACAATTCTTTATATAGGCAATGATTTAGCTAAAAATTCTAAATACAATTCAGCTATGGAAACCTTAAGTAGTTTATTAATTACTGAAGGATATGCTATTGTTAAATCCTCATCTAAAAAAAATCAACTTTTAAGGTTGATTAACATGTGTTTTTCAGTTTATAAATATAGCGGTAAAGTAGATTATGTTCTTATTGATACATTTAGTACTTCAGCATTTTATTATGCTTTTTTCACATCACAACTAGCAAGGTTATTCAACTTAAAGTACATACCAATTTTACATGGAGGAAATCTTCCTCATAGAATAAAAAGATCTCCAAGTTTATCAAAACTACTATTCAACAATTCATATAAAAATATAGCACCTTCAAATTATTTAAAAAGTGAATTTGAAAAAATGGATTATAAAGTTGCATTTATTCCTAATCCCATAGAAATAGAGCAGTATGATTTTAAGTCAAGAAAAAAATTAACACCAAAATTACTATACGTTAGAGCTTTTGCTAAAATTTATAACCCTAAATTAGCAATAGAAGTTTTAAAAATATTAAAACTAACTTTTCCAGAAGTTAAATTATCTATGGTTGGACCCGATAAAGACGGTTCAATTAAACAAGTAAAAGCATTAGTAACTAGCTATAATTTAGAAGAAAATATAGAATTTACAGGTGTTTTACCAAAAGAAGAATGGCATAAAAAATCTACTGAATTTGATGTTTTTATAAATACTACCAATGTAGACAATACTCCAGTAAGTGTAATGGAGGCAATGGCGTTAGGTTTGCCTGTTATTAGCACAAATGTTTGTGGTTTGCCATATTTAATTAATAATACTGTAGATGGTATTTTGGTTGAGAAAAATAACCCTGAACAGATGGCGAATGCTATTATAAGTTTAATAAAAGATAATAATTTAGAACTTGCTATAAATGCAAGGAAAAAGGCAGAGAGTTTTGCGTGGACAGAAGTTAGAAAAGAATGGATAAAAATACTATCATAA